A region from the Pectinophora gossypiella chromosome 29, ilPecGoss1.1, whole genome shotgun sequence genome encodes:
- the LOC126379528 gene encoding uncharacterized protein LOC126379528, whose protein sequence is MKLAWITLLLFVYNATSNPALHNKLKIKQILKNIRHHHWIADKNVANTEKYEREDITLIKEDGDIESNNQQTTGTIQDNEEGNAEHDKEEKIVMNITPNDVITIRALTREDNTNKENIKNNLKHDEKATFLDGIAINNDAKLINSSPCMRGNEKATVKVYDNINFDANSVTTDIHLKNYDDIENTNIMAANNKQYIKGNVTEDVKNSVLNTDTVTTASQPEVDNTTETQHIFRYTYRVAKSLTDKKRKDGNINNHNKSTDNTQKSNKTKETDINMQTPYFGWIKEKISRPFNCYDNPEKNKAEIDNKTEVKNTTEIVDKRDKKTRIFLFKLIILLDELQNSTNTNETAANSATNFTDDAVDETRTENLKDIINNFIDIQSFKDKIAA, encoded by the coding sequence CTTGGATTACACTTTTGCTCTTCGTCTACAATGCTACATCGAACCCTGCATTgcataacaaattaaaaattaaacaaatattaaaaaacatccGTCACCATCATTGGATCGCCGATAAAAATGTTGCAAATACAGAAAAATACGAGAGAGAAGATATAACATTGATAAAAGAAGATGGGGACATAGAATCAAACAATCAACAAACTACTGGAACAATTCAAGACAATGAAGAAGGTAACGCAGAACACGATAAAGAGGAAAAAATCGTAATGAATATCACTCCAAACGATGTTATTACTATACGAGCTTTAACACGTGAAGATAATACTAacaaagaaaacataaaaaacaatttgaaacatGATGAAAAAGCAACTTTTCTTGATGGCATAGCTATAAATAATGATGCTAAACTTATTAACAGTTCTCCGTGTATGAGAGGTAACGAGAAAGCTACTGTAAAAGtatatgataatattaatttcGATGCGAACTCGGTTACAACTgatatacatttaaaaaattatGATGACATTGAAAACACAAATATCATGGCTGCCAACAATAAGCAGTATATAAAAGGCAACGTAACTGAAGATGTTAAAAATTCTGTTTTAAATACAGACACGGTAACAACTGCATCACAACCAGAAGTTGATAATACAACTGAAACTCAACACATTTTCCGTTATACGTATAGAGTTGCAAAGTCACTAACAGATAAGAAAAGGAAAGATGGGaatataaataatcataataagtCTACAGATAATACACAAAAATCTAATAAGACTAAGGAGACTGACATAAATATGCAGACTCCTTACTTTGGTtggataaaagaaaaaataagtagACCATTTAATTGTTACGATAATCCTGAAAAAAATAAGGCCGAAATTGACAATAAAACAGAAGTTAAAAATACAACAGAAATTGTAGATAAAAGAGACAAAAAaactagaatatttttatttaaactcaTTATTTTGTTAGATGAACTCCAAAACAGTACGAATACAAATGAAACCGCAGCCAACTCGGCAACTAATTTCACGGACGACGCTGTTGATGAAACAAGAACAGAAAACCTCaaagatataataaataactttatagaCATACAGAGCTTCAAAGATAAAATAGCCGCTTAA